One Anatilimnocola floriformis genomic window, CTACCACTTCGCCGGGGCGAATCGACTGGTCGAAAGGTCGCTTGGCGACACTTGTCGTTTGGACTTTTTTGTTATTCCTCGCCGGCGTGCCGTTATTCGTTTTGATTCGACAAGCCGGATTGCAATTGCGTCTGGAAGAAAATCATCTGGCGCGGCAGTGGAGCTTTCAGCACTTCGGCAGCTCTCTGTGGCGCACCGTGCGCACGATGCATCGAGAATATCTGTGGACGCTACTCACCGCTGCCGTGGCCGCGAGCTTGTCGCTATTCATCGCGACAACCGCTGCCTGGTGGGCGCGCAGCGGCGGTTGGCGATTGCTCATCGTGGGACTTATCTCCGTAATCCTGCTCGCCACGCCAGGACCGCTCGTCGGGATGGGGGTGATTCAAGTGCTCAATCGGCGAGAGATTCCCGGCTTCACCTATCTCTATGATCGAACGATCGCGGCGCCGGCGCTAGCACAAGCGGCGCGATCGCTGCCGATTCTGCTGCTCATTGTCTGGCATGCAATCGCACACTTTGATCGCAGTCAGCAAGAAGCAGCCGCTCTTGATGGCTGCGGGCCGTGGACGATTCTCAGGAAAATCGTGCTACCGCAGCGCTGGCCGGCGCTCGCTGCCGCTTGGGGATTCGCCGTGGCGATCGCGCTTGGCGATGTCAGTTGCTCGCTGCTGGTCATTCCGCCCGGCATGGACACAGTCGCCCGACGCATCTTCGGCTTGGTCCATTCCGGCGTCGACGATCAGGTCGCCGCCGCTTGTTTGCTGCTGATGACCTTGCTCGCTGGCCTGGCCATCGCGGTTCGCAGTTTTACCGCGCGGGCTACGGCTTAATCATTTTCTCCAGCGCGCTCGCCTGCTCTTCCGTCATCGGTTTGAAATCGATCGTCACGTTCGGCAGATCTTTTTTGAGCAACTCAATATCCTCCACGCTGATGGCGATTCGCTCGAGCGACAGCTTTTTCAGATTCGGCAGCGAGTGCAGCTTCGCAAGTGCGGTGCGCGACAGCTTCGCCTCATCCAAGCCGAGATTCTCGAGCGATTTCATTTGCACCAGCACATCGAGCGTTTCATCGCTCAAGCTCGGCGGGCTCGGCTTGCCGTCGTACTTCCGCAGTCGTTGGCCGAGGCGTAACGCTTTGAGATTCTTCAGCGGCAGCAGGTGCTGATTGCCAGCTTCGGTTTGAAAGGTGTGCCATGTGCTGAAGCTCGTCAGCTGCGTCAGCTTGCCGACCGCGGCCATCCCTTCGTCATTGAAGGGCGAACCGGCGATGGTCAGCCGTTCGAGTTTCGTCATCGGCGCGAAATGAGCGACGCCGGTACCGATGAATTCCTTGCTCCCCCATGACGGATGAAAGAAGCTCATGGCCTTCAGATTGGCGAGCTGCGCGAGCGGCTTCAAGCCGTCGTCGGTCACTGAGATGCCGTCGGTGTTGAGCTCTTCCAGGTTCGCCAGCTTCGTGAGCAACGGCATGGTTTCGTTATTCAAACCTTTGCACGAGCCGTA contains:
- a CDS encoding ABC transporter permease; its protein translation is MIEHLMSAAALQQLKLSLLLAVGSAAIAIAFALPLAVLLMRAPVVGLRAAWFVLALLLFAPLYVQLAGWDAVGAWTGWYGRMAPEAFLSGIAASTWVHGVAAVPWATVVIAAGIQQLPRKEEELALLEAPPLTMFWHVILPRLAPWMVVAGSLAMVTAWQDMTVTNVYLVPTVTEGIYNQLALNASDSAIYLLPGFVVVGGLFALGMFAAHFLLTADFPTTSPGRIDWSKGRLATLVVWTFLLFLAGVPLFVLIRQAGLQLRLEENHLARQWSFQHFGSSLWRTVRTMHREYLWTLLTAAVAASLSLFIATTAAWWARSGGWRLLIVGLISVILLATPGPLVGMGVIQVLNRREIPGFTYLYDRTIAAPALAQAARSLPILLLIVWHAIAHFDRSQQEAAALDGCGPWTILRKIVLPQRWPALAAAWGFAVAIALGDVSCSLLVIPPGMDTVARRIFGLVHSGVDDQVAAACLLLMTLLAGLAIAVRSFTARATA